A stretch of Aureispira sp. CCB-E DNA encodes these proteins:
- a CDS encoding SPFH domain-containing protein — MGFTILMIVLGGIVVILLGFILLVARAHKKVPQGKALIRTGFGGAKVALDSGIFVIPILHKVEEMDISLKTIEVERAGSEGLICKDNMRADIKVVFFVRVNKDEKYVVEVAQTIGCSRASEQATLNSLFDAKFSEALKTVGKGFDFVDLYTEREEFKKGILKTIGTDLNGYILDDCAIDYLEQTSLSDLDQKNILDAQGIKKIEELTSIEQERTNQIRRNREQTIKEQDVETRKNILRLEKQQIEEEQKQKREIAELTTEQENAAKQVMINKNLETELIQKQSEQKLGEAEEDKQRQIILARLNKEELEKVQQQLVETEEQKAIENREKVVGIAKIEKEKILEENKRDIQVIIKERKAEEKKTVEEDQKIEDVKQLAAAERARKVAEIEASKEAEMQKILQTRKAEADKLSAEVKAQQVVIEADAKKAASQKEAEARKINAEALAAEEATVGLAEADVMKAKAEAKEMEGTTEANILQKKAEAESKAIQLKAEAERVKGLAEAEVIKEKGQIDATVTEQKGLAEAKIIEQKLSSEAKGIEAKANAMKLLDGVGKEHEEFKLKLEQEKAIKLAEIQAQLGIAESQARVLASALQQAKIDIVGGETKFFDSIINAINKGKSIDRMIGNSDNLQAIKGALLGSGDDNLIARVSSFVEHYGISTESVKNLTLSALLSKIYAKASGDDKDVVMGLIETVSRLGMGGEEASKLLK, encoded by the coding sequence ATGGGATTTACAATTTTGATGATTGTCCTTGGTGGAATCGTTGTTATACTACTAGGATTTATATTATTAGTGGCTCGTGCCCACAAAAAGGTTCCTCAAGGAAAAGCACTAATTCGTACAGGATTTGGCGGTGCCAAAGTAGCCCTTGATTCGGGTATCTTTGTTATTCCTATTCTACACAAAGTAGAAGAAATGGATATTTCGCTAAAAACAATCGAAGTTGAACGTGCTGGTTCTGAAGGTTTGATTTGTAAAGACAATATGCGTGCAGACATTAAAGTGGTGTTTTTTGTGCGTGTCAATAAAGACGAAAAATATGTCGTTGAAGTAGCTCAAACTATTGGTTGTTCGCGTGCCTCTGAACAAGCTACTCTGAATAGTCTATTTGATGCTAAATTTTCAGAAGCATTAAAAACAGTGGGAAAAGGCTTCGATTTTGTAGATTTATATACAGAACGTGAAGAATTTAAAAAAGGTATTCTCAAAACAATTGGTACCGACTTGAATGGTTACATCTTAGATGACTGTGCTATTGATTACCTAGAACAAACGTCTCTTTCTGATTTGGATCAAAAAAATATCTTGGATGCACAGGGTATCAAGAAGATTGAAGAATTAACTTCTATAGAGCAAGAAAGAACGAACCAAATTCGCCGTAATCGTGAGCAGACCATCAAGGAACAAGATGTTGAAACTCGAAAAAATATTTTGCGCTTAGAAAAACAACAAATTGAAGAAGAGCAAAAACAAAAACGAGAAATTGCTGAGTTGACCACAGAGCAAGAAAATGCAGCCAAGCAAGTGATGATTAACAAAAATTTGGAAACCGAATTAATCCAAAAACAATCAGAACAAAAATTAGGTGAGGCTGAAGAGGACAAACAACGCCAAATTATTTTAGCTCGACTCAACAAAGAAGAGTTAGAAAAAGTGCAACAGCAATTAGTAGAGACCGAAGAGCAAAAAGCGATTGAAAATCGTGAAAAAGTAGTGGGTATTGCAAAAATTGAAAAAGAGAAAATCTTGGAAGAAAACAAACGTGATATCCAAGTCATTATCAAAGAAAGAAAAGCAGAAGAAAAGAAAACGGTAGAGGAAGATCAAAAAATTGAAGATGTCAAACAATTGGCAGCAGCAGAGCGTGCTAGAAAAGTAGCTGAAATTGAAGCTTCTAAAGAGGCTGAAATGCAAAAAATTCTTCAAACTCGCAAAGCGGAAGCAGACAAGCTTTCGGCAGAAGTAAAAGCTCAACAAGTAGTAATTGAGGCAGATGCTAAAAAAGCAGCTTCTCAAAAAGAAGCAGAGGCTCGTAAAATTAATGCAGAAGCCTTAGCTGCGGAGGAAGCTACCGTAGGTCTAGCAGAAGCTGATGTCATGAAAGCGAAAGCCGAAGCAAAAGAAATGGAAGGAACTACAGAAGCTAATATCTTACAGAAAAAAGCAGAAGCGGAATCTAAAGCCATTCAATTAAAAGCGGAAGCGGAGCGTGTCAAAGGATTGGCGGAAGCAGAAGTCATCAAAGAAAAAGGTCAAATTGATGCTACCGTAACAGAGCAAAAAGGATTGGCAGAAGCAAAAATCATTGAGCAAAAACTAAGCTCTGAAGCTAAAGGTATTGAAGCCAAAGCTAATGCGATGAAGCTTTTGGATGGTGTTGGTAAAGAACACGAAGAATTCAAACTCAAATTGGAGCAAGAAAAAGCAATTAAATTGGCTGAAATTCAAGCTCAATTGGGAATTGCAGAATCTCAAGCTAGAGTTCTTGCATCTGCATTGCAACAAGCTAAAATTGATATTGTTGGTGGTGAAACGAAATTCTTTGATAGTATTATCAATGCTATCAATAAAGGAAAGTCGATTGATCGCATGATTGGCAATAGTGACAACTTGCAAGCTATCAAAGGGGCTTTATTGGGAAGTGGTGATGATAATCTGATCGCTAGAGTCAGTAGCTTTGTAGAGCACTATGGTATTAGCACTGAATCGGTGAAAAATTTAACGCTATCTGCTTTGTTGTCTAAAATATACGCCAAAGCTTCTGGTGATGACAAAGATGTTGTCATGGGTTTGATCGAAACGGTTAGCCGTTTAGGCATGGGCGGTGAAGAAGCTAGCAAGTTATTAAAATAA